One region of Olleya sp. Hel_I_94 genomic DNA includes:
- the pgi gene encoding glucose-6-phosphate isomerase, with protein sequence MALPSINPTTTKAWKKLQAHFENVKGLEMKDLFAQNNDRANQMAINWEDFYVDYSKNRITSETINLLLELAEETKLKEAIQSQFSGEVINKTEGREVLHTALRAKATDTILVEGKNVMPEIFEVKQKIETFSNQVISGALKGYTNKAFTDIVNIGIGGSDLGPAMVVESLQFYKNHLTTHFVSNVDGDHVNQVLKTLNPETTLFVIVSKTFTTQETLSNANTIRTWFLEHAKQEDVAKHFVAVSTNIEKVKAFGIDQNNIFPMWNWVGGRFSLWSAVGLTISLSVGYKNFDSLLAGANKMDTHFKSTDFEQNIPVVLALLSIWYNNFFNAESEAVIPYTQYLTQFATYLQQGIMESNGKSVDRNGDLVNYQTGTLIWGEPGTNSQHAFFQLIHQGTKLIPADFIGFAQSLHGNQDHQDKLMSNYFAQTEALLNGKTKAEVEAEFEGQNLSVEKIKELTPFKVFEGNKPTNTIFIKKLTPESLGKLIAMYEHKIFVQGIIWNIYSYDQFGVELGKQLANKILNEFDNQAFDNHDGSTLNLLNLYKKLR encoded by the coding sequence ATGGCATTACCTTCAATCAACCCGACGACCACTAAAGCTTGGAAAAAATTACAAGCACATTTTGAAAACGTAAAAGGTTTAGAAATGAAAGATTTGTTTGCTCAAAATAATGATAGAGCAAACCAAATGGCCATTAATTGGGAAGATTTTTATGTAGACTATTCTAAAAACAGAATTACTTCTGAAACTATTAACTTACTACTAGAATTAGCAGAAGAAACAAAGTTAAAAGAAGCTATTCAGTCTCAGTTTTCTGGAGAAGTCATAAATAAAACGGAAGGTAGAGAGGTGTTGCACACTGCATTGCGTGCTAAAGCTACAGATACTATTTTAGTTGAAGGCAAAAACGTTATGCCTGAGATTTTTGAAGTAAAACAAAAAATTGAAACATTCTCTAATCAAGTAATTTCTGGAGCACTAAAAGGATATACAAATAAAGCCTTTACAGATATTGTAAATATTGGTATTGGTGGTAGTGATCTAGGACCAGCTATGGTTGTGGAGTCGCTTCAGTTTTATAAAAATCATTTAACAACGCATTTTGTAAGTAACGTAGATGGTGATCATGTTAACCAAGTTTTAAAAACATTAAATCCAGAAACAACTTTATTTGTAATTGTATCTAAAACATTTACAACGCAAGAAACGTTATCTAATGCTAATACTATCAGAACTTGGTTTTTAGAGCATGCTAAACAAGAAGATGTTGCAAAACATTTTGTAGCAGTGTCGACTAATATTGAAAAGGTAAAGGCGTTTGGAATTGATCAAAATAATATCTTTCCAATGTGGAATTGGGTTGGTGGTCGTTTTTCGTTATGGAGTGCAGTTGGATTAACAATTAGCTTGTCGGTTGGCTACAAAAATTTTGATTCGCTTTTAGCTGGAGCAAATAAAATGGATACGCATTTTAAAAGCACAGACTTTGAACAAAACATTCCAGTAGTTTTAGCCTTATTAAGCATTTGGTATAATAATTTTTTTAATGCTGAAAGTGAAGCAGTAATACCGTACACACAATACTTAACTCAGTTTGCAACGTACTTGCAGCAAGGTATTATGGAAAGTAATGGTAAAAGTGTTGATCGTAATGGTGATCTTGTTAATTACCAAACAGGAACATTAATTTGGGGAGAACCAGGAACAAATTCGCAACATGCATTCTTTCAATTAATTCATCAAGGAACTAAATTAATTCCAGCAGATTTTATTGGTTTTGCACAGTCACTGCATGGTAATCAAGATCATCAGGATAAATTAATGTCTAATTATTTTGCGCAAACAGAAGCTTTATTAAATGGTAAAACAAAAGCAGAAGTTGAAGCAGAATTTGAAGGTCAAAACCTTTCAGTAGAAAAAATAAAAGAATTAACACCATTTAAAGTATTTGAAGGTAATAAGCCAACAAATACCATCTTCATTAAAAAGCTTACGCCAGAAAGCTTAGGTAAGTTAATAGCTATGTATGAGCATAAAATATTTGTACAAGGAATAATCTGGAATATATATAGTTATGATCAGTTTGGAGTTGAGTTAGGAAAGCAACTGGCAAATAAAATTTTAAACGAGTTTGATAATCAGGCTTTTGATAATCATGACGGTTCCACGTTAAATTTGCTTAATCTCTACAAAAAATTAAGGTAA
- a CDS encoding choice-of-anchor J domain-containing protein translates to MKRIIYCLAILGITLVGCNPIEDIYNDLDASADPIQGSESYTLTSDDYDELELGFGSFNSVEEAKALLPDFLANKYPFWGQGSSVLVGYQLYVGNAEGVSDLTNSDIYQLTNSDYATTGSDAFGFYPNVNATSQIPDVLTAQITAPTEGQVVLAKYKQYTENPVVGLANLVEYNFAGSFEGWTIVEETGADDVWTSSTGYLQGNGYFGSAVTNEEWIVSPSVDLTDESDLKFQITQELDFADDASLVKILVSTDYTGDVLTATWDEITLANPATGDMAASEDYDFSAYDGQVINVALKYESIGDDPATTTVDEGDAGRWRISNIAIKTLGATGTTNSKGEYFMYSGGTWVAMEGVYYLSSADYDAMGTASGQPGEYNNFSSSLSPNSYLPTFLDLNFPYGQEDEELFIVYDYFSSSSGAQRRGNLYTVVNGEFEAHQSTISTTLQFGFDNGLWVPDNTIRYTLAAEDYVTIASALEADYPTATASMLNYGNMDRRVGNSAEWTNPMVLEAVAVVLNQMDPSAAEEQKYVVTIEVYNGSNTTEDFAVIKMGGIWVYQ, encoded by the coding sequence ATGAAAAGAATAATTTATTGTTTAGCAATTTTAGGGATAACCTTAGTGGGTTGTAACCCTATTGAAGACATCTATAATGACTTAGATGCATCAGCAGATCCAATTCAAGGATCAGAATCTTACACACTTACAAGTGATGATTATGATGAGTTAGAATTAGGTTTTGGTAGTTTTAATTCTGTTGAGGAAGCTAAAGCGCTTTTGCCGGATTTTTTAGCTAATAAATATCCATTTTGGGGTCAAGGATCTTCAGTTTTAGTTGGATACCAATTATATGTTGGAAACGCTGAAGGTGTTTCTGATTTAACTAATTCTGATATTTACCAATTAACTAATTCTGATTATGCAACTACAGGTAGTGATGCTTTTGGATTCTACCCAAATGTAAATGCAACATCTCAAATTCCTGATGTATTAACTGCTCAAATCACTGCTCCTACTGAAGGACAAGTAGTTTTAGCAAAATACAAGCAGTATACTGAAAACCCAGTTGTTGGTTTAGCTAACTTAGTAGAGTATAACTTTGCAGGTAGTTTTGAAGGATGGACAATTGTTGAAGAAACTGGAGCAGACGATGTTTGGACATCTTCAACAGGATACCTTCAAGGAAATGGTTATTTTGGATCAGCAGTAACAAATGAAGAGTGGATTGTTTCTCCTTCAGTGGACTTAACTGACGAGAGTGATCTTAAATTTCAAATTACACAAGAACTTGATTTTGCAGATGATGCTTCACTAGTTAAAATTTTAGTGTCTACAGATTACACAGGAGATGTATTAACTGCTACTTGGGATGAGATTACATTAGCAAATCCTGCTACTGGTGATATGGCTGCTTCAGAAGATTACGATTTTTCTGCTTACGATGGTCAAGTTATTAATGTAGCTTTAAAATATGAGTCTATAGGTGATGATCCTGCAACGACTACAGTTGATGAAGGTGACGCTGGAAGATGGAGAATCTCTAACATAGCTATTAAAACTCTAGGAGCAACAGGTACAACAAATTCTAAAGGAGAATACTTTATGTACTCAGGTGGTACATGGGTAGCAATGGAAGGTGTTTATTACTTAAGTTCTGCAGATTATGACGCAATGGGTACAGCTTCTGGACAACCAGGTGAGTATAATAACTTTAGTAGTTCATTATCTCCAAACTCTTATTTACCAACGTTCTTAGATTTAAATTTCCCTTACGGTCAAGAGGATGAGGAGTTATTTATTGTTTACGATTATTTCTCTAGTTCTTCAGGAGCACAAAGAAGAGGTAACTTATACACTGTAGTTAATGGCGAGTTTGAAGCTCATCAATCTACTATATCTACAACGCTTCAGTTTGGATTTGATAACGGTCTTTGGGTACCAGATAATACAATTAGATATACTTTAGCTGCTGAAGATTACGTTACTATAGCATCTGCTTTAGAGGCGGATTATCCAACAGCAACTGCAAGTATGTTAAACTATGGGAATATGGACAGAAGAGTTGGTAACAGTGCAGAATGGACAAACCCAATGGTACTTGAAGCAGTAGCTGTGGTGTTAAACCAAATGGATCCTTCTGCTGCTGAAGAGCAAAAGTATGTTGTGACTATAGAAGTTTACAATGGTAGTAATACTACTGAAGACTTTGCAGTTATTAAAATGGGAGGAATTTGGGTATACCAATAG
- a CDS encoding TonB-dependent receptor, with amino-acid sequence MKNTIKVMFLAVTLMFTAFTMAQSTVTGTVMDADLNSPLPTASVVEKGTTNGTTSDFDGNFTLKTKSPSGVIEISYVGYGTISMPFNGDTNLGNVSLSSGNSLDEIMIIASVAVDRKTPVAVSTIKAKDIELKLGTQEFPEILKSTPGVYVTKQGGGYGDSRINLRGFNSENVAVMINGVPVNDMENGAVYWSNWAGLGDVTSTMQVQRGLGASKVAVASVGGTINIITKTTDAEEGGSFGTSIANDGYFKYGMTYSTGLSDKGFAATVSASKISGDGYVDGTEFSGYNYFLSLSQQINEAHRLSFTAFGSQQEHGQRFNRSTIEELQDTDSGPQKANRDWGYKNGEVYHQSYNFYHKPQMSINHLWNIDDNSALSTAVYASFGSGGGRRDEGSKIGSDDYRIGTSGLQPIDFDKIVAENQANGVNGSSDIISSSRNSHEWYGVLSTYKTSINDKLTLSGGLDARYYVGSHWYQVDDLLGGQFFLDNETDTFAFGQPLKVGDRYNKDYDGVVNRYGLFAQAEYQVSEKLNVFMAGDISNSNYKQREYMNNTIFGSRESDAVDFSGYGIKGGGNYNLDINNNVFVNVGYFSKAPFLDDVFLDEDGIVPNGGAVNEKVFSAELGYGFRSEKFSANVNVYHTKWLDKSLNGSIGTGDNLFFYNLQGIDALHQGVEVDFRYKANDNITLTGMASLGDWQWKSNVSAIIRDQAGDAIDVVEVVADGIKVGDAAQTTFALGLDYKLAQKSNIYVDYNFAGDNYASYDVTNRGSADLPDVWEVPDFGLFDVGLKHGFAIGSFDATLIGKVNNVFNTEYVSDANDIDGTALKAQVYYGAGRTYSVALKVNF; translated from the coding sequence ATGAAAAACACAATTAAAGTTATGTTTTTAGCAGTAACACTTATGTTTACTGCATTTACTATGGCTCAAAGTACTGTTACAGGAACAGTTATGGATGCCGATTTAAACTCACCACTACCTACTGCTAGTGTTGTAGAGAAGGGTACTACAAATGGAACTACTTCTGATTTTGATGGAAATTTTACTTTAAAAACTAAATCGCCTTCTGGAGTTATCGAAATTTCTTATGTTGGTTATGGTACAATTAGTATGCCATTCAACGGAGATACTAACTTAGGGAATGTATCTTTAAGTTCAGGTAATTCTTTGGATGAAATTATGATTATTGCATCTGTAGCAGTTGACAGAAAAACACCAGTTGCAGTGTCTACAATTAAAGCTAAAGATATTGAGCTAAAATTAGGAACTCAAGAATTTCCAGAAATATTAAAATCTACACCAGGAGTTTATGTAACTAAGCAAGGTGGTGGTTATGGAGATAGTAGAATTAACCTTAGAGGATTTAACTCAGAAAACGTTGCTGTAATGATTAACGGTGTTCCAGTTAACGATATGGAAAATGGAGCTGTTTATTGGAGTAACTGGGCAGGTTTAGGTGATGTAACATCTACTATGCAAGTACAAAGAGGTTTAGGAGCATCTAAAGTAGCAGTAGCTTCTGTTGGAGGTACAATTAATATTATTACTAAAACTACTGACGCTGAAGAAGGTGGAAGTTTTGGTACAAGTATCGCTAATGATGGATATTTCAAATACGGAATGACATATTCAACAGGTTTAAGCGATAAAGGTTTTGCAGCAACAGTTAGTGCTTCAAAAATTTCAGGTGATGGTTATGTTGACGGAACAGAGTTTTCAGGATATAATTATTTTCTTAGTTTATCACAACAAATAAACGAAGCTCACAGATTATCATTTACAGCTTTTGGTTCTCAACAAGAACACGGTCAACGTTTTAATCGTTCTACAATTGAAGAATTACAAGATACAGATTCAGGACCGCAAAAAGCAAATAGAGATTGGGGTTATAAAAACGGAGAAGTTTATCACCAATCGTATAACTTTTACCACAAACCACAAATGTCCATAAATCACTTATGGAATATAGATGATAATTCAGCTTTATCTACAGCAGTATATGCTTCTTTTGGTTCTGGTGGAGGACGTAGAGATGAAGGATCTAAAATTGGATCTGATGATTACAGAATTGGTACTTCAGGTTTACAACCTATCGATTTTGATAAAATAGTTGCAGAAAATCAAGCTAATGGAGTAAATGGTTCTAGTGATATTATTTCTTCTTCTAGAAACTCTCACGAATGGTATGGTGTATTATCCACGTATAAAACATCTATCAATGATAAATTAACATTATCAGGAGGTTTAGACGCACGTTATTATGTTGGATCACACTGGTACCAAGTGGATGATTTATTAGGAGGTCAATTTTTCTTAGATAATGAGACGGATACATTTGCTTTTGGACAACCACTTAAAGTAGGAGATAGATATAATAAAGATTACGACGGTGTTGTTAATAGATATGGTTTGTTTGCACAAGCAGAATATCAAGTTTCTGAGAAATTAAATGTGTTTATGGCTGGAGATATTTCTAACAGTAACTATAAGCAAAGAGAATACATGAACAATACTATATTTGGTAGCAGAGAGTCTGATGCAGTTGATTTTTCTGGTTATGGTATTAAAGGAGGTGGTAACTATAACTTAGACATAAACAATAATGTTTTTGTAAATGTTGGTTATTTCTCTAAAGCGCCATTTTTAGATGATGTATTTTTAGATGAAGATGGAATTGTTCCAAATGGAGGAGCAGTAAACGAAAAAGTATTTAGTGCAGAGTTAGGTTACGGTTTCCGTAGCGAGAAATTTAGTGCAAACGTAAACGTGTACCATACTAAATGGTTAGACAAATCTCTTAACGGTTCAATTGGTACTGGAGATAACTTATTTTTCTACAACTTACAAGGGATCGATGCTTTACACCAAGGTGTTGAGGTTGATTTTAGATATAAAGCAAATGACAATATTACTTTAACAGGTATGGCTTCTTTAGGAGATTGGCAATGGAAAAGTAATGTATCAGCAATTATTAGAGATCAAGCAGGAGATGCAATTGACGTTGTAGAAGTTGTTGCAGATGGAATTAAAGTAGGTGATGCTGCTCAAACTACATTCGCTTTAGGTTTAGATTATAAATTAGCTCAAAAATCTAATATTTATGTTGATTATAACTTTGCAGGTGACAACTATGCTTCTTATGATGTAACAAACAGAGGGAGTGCAGATTTACCAGATGTATGGGAAGTGCCTGATTTTGGATTATTTGATGTTGGTTTAAAACATGGTTTTGCAATCGGATCTTTTGATGCAACTTTAATAGGAAAAGTAAATAATGTTTTCAATACAGAGTATGTTTCTGATGCTAATGACATCGATGGTACTGCTTTAAAAGCTCAAGTATATTATGGAGCTGGTAGAACTTACAGTGTAGCATTAAAAGTTAATTTTTAA
- a CDS encoding TonB-dependent receptor, which yields MKKSFLIFLFGIFSTFTLVAQQTTVKGSVKDAVTDEPIPDVTVSIQKTVLTEKTDGFGQFTFKNEVPLGEQILKIEKDGFTTKFYPIIINEGKTLDIQDMTLDLAVTNEQDLFTITLSDDELNDDTSGSDNISGLLSASQDIFQRTAAFEFSSSFFRIKGLDSDNAKVLINGVEMNKQDTGRPQWSNWGGLNDVMRNQELSLGLTPSAYTFGGVLGSTNINTRASNYREGGRITYSSSNRSYTNRLMASYASGLMEDGWAYTLMIGRRWGDEGFQDASLYDSNSFFASVEKKINDKHSINFTSIYAPNRRGKSSANTQEVYDLKGIKYNEFWGDFDGEQKNSRIKEVEEPILMLNHYWDITEKTSLNTNIGYQFGKVGNSRLDYAGGENPSPAYYQNLPSYFLEDDDLAGAYEAEQEFLNDGQIDWNRILDANLTNNITGANAAYVLYEDRNDDKQLTLNTIFNTEINQNILFNAGVNYKKLDSENFAEIIDLLGSTTGALNVDSFSQNQFDLNNPDQVAFVGDKFRYNYNLYVNEISGFAQAQFKYNKVDFYLAGSVTKTDYQREGLYKNENQVYIENGIERDNSFGKGDKIEFTGYGAKAGFTYKISGKHLLDFNGAYIAKAPSIRNTYTNSRESHDYVGVINGVNNTDINITEEKISSVDASYIFRSPIIKAKLTGFYTKIEDANEVGFFFTQGSTTGFIQEVLSGVEKQHIGGEFGIEAQVTPTIKLKGAASVGQYTYNNNPNLYVTSTSEDFIDVQGGDVVNTSGLVSTSNLKDYKVAGGPQTAYSVGFEYRDPDYWWFGATANFFDNAYIDVSPLSRSTEFYTDADGLPYNDYDPAIAKELLQQEKFDSYMVVNLVGGKSWKIGDKFIGFFASVGNLLDKEYKTGGFEQGRRADYRALRDDVNLEKRVFGPKYWYGRGANYFVNVYLRF from the coding sequence ATGAAAAAAAGTTTTTTAATTTTTTTATTCGGAATTTTCTCAACGTTTACGCTTGTTGCACAACAAACTACAGTAAAAGGTAGTGTTAAGGACGCAGTAACGGATGAGCCTATTCCAGATGTAACAGTATCCATTCAAAAAACAGTATTGACTGAAAAAACAGATGGGTTTGGTCAGTTTACTTTTAAGAATGAAGTCCCTTTAGGAGAGCAAATTCTTAAAATTGAAAAAGATGGATTTACTACAAAGTTTTATCCAATCATTATCAACGAAGGTAAGACGCTTGATATCCAAGATATGACTTTAGATCTAGCAGTTACAAACGAGCAAGATTTATTTACCATTACTTTGTCTGATGACGAGTTAAATGATGACACAAGTGGTTCTGATAATATTTCAGGATTATTATCTGCTTCTCAAGACATTTTTCAGCGTACAGCTGCTTTTGAGTTTAGTTCATCATTTTTCAGAATTAAAGGTTTAGATTCTGACAACGCCAAAGTATTAATTAATGGTGTTGAAATGAATAAGCAAGATACTGGTCGTCCACAATGGAGTAATTGGGGAGGATTAAACGACGTTATGCGTAACCAAGAGTTAAGTTTAGGGTTAACACCATCGGCTTACACATTTGGAGGTGTATTAGGATCTACAAATATTAATACTAGAGCTTCTAATTACAGAGAAGGTGGTCGTATTACTTACTCTTCTTCAAACAGAAGTTATACAAATCGTTTAATGGCTAGTTATGCTTCTGGATTAATGGAAGATGGTTGGGCATATACACTTATGATTGGTAGACGTTGGGGAGACGAAGGTTTTCAGGATGCATCATTATATGATTCAAATTCATTTTTTGCTTCTGTAGAAAAGAAAATAAACGATAAGCATAGCATTAACTTTACGTCTATATACGCACCAAACAGAAGAGGAAAATCTTCTGCAAATACACAAGAGGTTTATGATCTTAAAGGTATTAAGTATAATGAGTTTTGGGGAGATTTTGATGGAGAGCAAAAAAATTCTCGTATTAAAGAAGTGGAAGAGCCAATTTTAATGTTAAACCATTATTGGGATATCACTGAAAAAACAAGCTTAAATACAAACATAGGTTACCAATTTGGTAAAGTAGGAAACAGTCGTTTAGATTATGCTGGAGGAGAAAATCCAAGTCCTGCATACTACCAAAACCTACCAAGTTATTTTCTTGAAGATGACGATTTAGCTGGTGCATATGAAGCTGAACAAGAGTTTTTAAATGATGGTCAAATTGATTGGAACAGAATTTTAGATGCTAACTTAACTAATAATATAACAGGTGCAAATGCTGCCTACGTATTATATGAAGATAGAAACGATGATAAGCAATTAACATTAAATACTATTTTTAATACTGAGATTAACCAAAACATTCTGTTTAATGCAGGTGTAAATTATAAAAAATTAGATTCTGAAAACTTTGCTGAAATTATTGATTTATTAGGAAGCACAACAGGAGCTTTAAATGTTGATTCTTTCAGTCAAAATCAATTTGATTTAAACAATCCTGACCAAGTTGCTTTTGTAGGAGATAAATTTAGATACAACTATAATTTATATGTTAACGAAATATCTGGTTTTGCTCAAGCACAATTCAAATACAACAAAGTTGATTTTTATTTAGCAGGAAGCGTAACAAAAACAGATTACCAAAGAGAAGGTTTATATAAAAACGAAAACCAAGTATATATCGAAAACGGTATTGAAAGAGACAACTCATTTGGTAAAGGAGATAAAATCGAATTTACAGGATATGGTGCAAAAGCAGGATTTACTTATAAAATATCTGGTAAACATTTATTAGATTTTAATGGAGCTTATATCGCAAAAGCACCTTCTATCAGAAACACATATACAAACTCTAGAGAAAGTCATGATTATGTTGGTGTTATTAATGGTGTAAATAATACAGATATTAATATTACTGAAGAGAAAATTTCATCAGTAGATGCAAGTTATATCTTTAGATCTCCAATTATCAAAGCTAAATTAACAGGTTTTTATACTAAAATAGAAGATGCTAACGAAGTAGGTTTCTTCTTTACACAAGGTAGTACTACAGGATTTATCCAAGAAGTATTGTCAGGAGTAGAAAAACAACACATTGGTGGAGAGTTTGGTATAGAAGCACAAGTAACACCTACTATTAAATTAAAAGGTGCGGCATCAGTAGGACAATATACTTACAACAATAATCCAAACTTGTATGTAACATCAACTTCAGAGGATTTTATTGATGTACAAGGTGGAGATGTTGTTAACACATCTGGATTAGTTAGTACATCTAACTTAAAGGATTATAAAGTGGCAGGTGGACCACAAACAGCTTATTCAGTTGGATTTGAATACAGAGATCCAGATTACTGGTGGTTTGGGGCAACAGCTAACTTTTTTGATAATGCTTACATAGACGTAAGTCCATTATCTAGATCAACTGAGTTTTACACAGATGCAGATGGATTACCGTATAATGATTACGATCCAGCAATTGCAAAAGAGTTATTACAACAAGAAAAATTTGATAGCTACATGGTAGTAAATTTAGTTGGAGGTAAGTCTTGGAAGATTGGAGATAAATTTATTGGTTTCTTTGCAAGTGTAGGTAACCTTTTGGATAAAGAATACAAAACTGGAGGTTTTGAACAAGGTAGACGTGCGGATTACAGAGCTTTAAGAGATGATGTAAACCTTGAAAAAAGAGTTTTTGGACCTAAATACTGGTATGGTAGAGGTGCTAATTACTTTGTAAATGTGTATCTTAGATTTTAA
- a CDS encoding endonuclease/exonuclease/phosphatase family protein — MKNFKFWAAAFCLTVVFSVNAQEKKKFKVHTVAFYNLENLFDTINDPTKYDEASPMMELKADRSEVYKKKVHNMARVIADVGSDVTNNTPALIGICEVENINVIEDVVNDPLLLGKDYGIVHFDGPDNRSIDVGLLYQKSLFQVVSKSTHTLKIYDDKTRKRVNTRDQLLVTGKLEGETMHIIVNHWPSRSGGEARSRPKRVAAAKLNKSIIDSLQSIDPYAKIITMGDLNDDPTNSSVKDVLKAESDKNKVDFKGIYNPYIDMFKKEGLGTTAYRDAWSLFDQIMITKPFLDKDYSNFTYYKAGIFNKYYLVNKKGRYKGYPLRSFADGGFTNGFSDHFPVYIYLVKEVKDTDTTSETEVKKN, encoded by the coding sequence ATGAAAAATTTTAAATTCTGGGCTGCAGCGTTTTGTTTAACGGTTGTTTTTTCTGTAAATGCTCAAGAAAAGAAGAAGTTTAAAGTACATACTGTTGCTTTTTATAATCTTGAAAATTTATTTGACACGATTAATGATCCAACAAAATATGATGAGGCTAGTCCGATGATGGAACTTAAAGCAGACCGCTCTGAAGTGTACAAGAAAAAAGTACATAATATGGCACGTGTTATCGCAGATGTTGGAAGTGACGTTACTAATAACACACCTGCACTTATCGGTATTTGTGAGGTTGAAAACATTAATGTAATTGAAGATGTTGTAAACGACCCTTTATTATTAGGTAAGGATTATGGTATTGTACATTTTGATGGTCCTGATAACAGAAGTATTGATGTTGGTTTACTTTATCAAAAATCATTATTTCAAGTGGTATCAAAAAGCACGCATACTTTAAAAATTTACGATGATAAAACACGTAAACGCGTTAACACAAGAGACCAACTATTAGTTACGGGAAAACTAGAAGGAGAAACAATGCACATTATTGTTAACCACTGGCCATCAAGAAGTGGTGGAGAAGCTAGAAGCAGACCAAAACGTGTTGCAGCTGCTAAGCTAAACAAAAGTATCATTGATAGTTTACAATCTATAGATCCTTATGCTAAAATTATTACTATGGGAGATTTAAATGATGACCCAACAAACTCTAGTGTTAAGGATGTTTTAAAAGCTGAAAGCGACAAAAACAAAGTTGACTTTAAAGGTATTTACAATCCTTATATTGACATGTTTAAAAAAGAGGGATTAGGTACTACTGCTTATAGAGATGCATGGAGTTTATTTGATCAAATAATGATTACTAAGCCTTTTTTAGACAAGGATTATTCAAACTTTACCTACTATAAAGCAGGTATATTTAATAAATACTATTTAGTAAACAAAAAGGGTCGTTACAAAGGTTATCCTTTAAGAAGTTTTGCTGATGGTGGATTTACTAATGGGTTTAGTGATCACTTCCCTGTTTACATCTACTTAGTTAAAGAGGTAAAAGACACTGACACCACATCTGAAACAGAAGTTAAGAAGAATTAA